Proteins from a genomic interval of Papaver somniferum cultivar HN1 chromosome 4, ASM357369v1, whole genome shotgun sequence:
- the LOC113272687 gene encoding zinc finger BED domain-containing protein DAYSLEEPER-like — MASSTQGPSIPVNNPNESIGTTTPATVESIATATVTSTPSRVEVSKPPKASGKKQSYCWQHFSKRLDLKPPKVECKHCKQRFSWGKDASGGSNTYGTTNMNNHIKKIKCPQFTPPGQQQLTFQISDDGETHSVVTHSFDQDACRASLTRMIIKCELPFILVQREGFQEFFHQLEPRFEVPSRYTEARDCMKMYLSEYHRLKAEFKKYGRRFSLTTDTWSSVTNMSYMVLTGHYIDENWVLQKKILNLCPVTDHTGLELGKTVASCLLQWGIERVFTMTVDNINSNN; from the coding sequence atggcTTCAAGTACTCAGGGGCCTTCTATTCCTGTTAACAATCCTAATGAGAGCATTGGTACAACTACCCCTGCAACTGTCGAGAGCATAGCTACAGCTACAGTGACATCTACACCATCTCGGGTTGAAGTTTCAAAGCCTCCTAAAGCTTCTGGTAAGAAGCAATCATATTGTTGGCAACATTTTTCTAAGCGTCTTGATCTTAAGCCACCTAAAGTTGAGTGCAAGCATTGTAAGCAGAGGTTCTCATGGGGTAAAGACGCTTCAGGGGGTTCTAACACTTATggaacaacaaacatgaacaaccatataaagaaaataaagtgTCCTCAATTCACTCCACCTGGACAGCAACAATTGACCTTTCAAATAAGTGATGATGGTGAGACTCATTCTGTTGTGACTCACTCGTTTGACCAAGATGCATGTAGAGCATCCCTTACCAGAATGATCATCAAATGCGAATTACCTTTTATTCTTGTACAACGGGAAGGCTTCCAAGAATTTTTTCATCAACTAGAACCTAGGTTTGAAGTTCCTTCTCGTTATACTGAAGCTAGAGATTGCATGAAGATGTATTTGAGTGAATACCACAGATTGAAGGCTGAATTTAAAAAGTATGGAAGACGGTTCAGTCTCACCACTGATACGTGGAGTTCAGTTACAAACATGAGCTACATGGTGTTGACAGGGCATTATATTGATGAAAATTGGGTGTtacagaagaagatattgaatttaTGTCCAGTTACGGATCATACTGGCCTGGAATTGGGTAAAACAGTTGCATCTTGTCTTTTACAGTGGGGGATTGAAAGGGTATTCACTATGACTGTTGATAATATTAATTCTAACAATTAA